The Candidatus Dechloromonas phosphoritropha genome includes a region encoding these proteins:
- the tcdA gene encoding tRNA cyclic N6-threonylcarbamoyladenosine(37) synthase TcdA yields MEADYDRRFGGVARLYGTEAAEKLKNASVCVVGVGGVGSWALEALARTGIGRLAAVDLDMVAESNTNRQIHALGDIYGKAKVDAMAERIRAINPDCRVTGIEDFVTPENVAELLQPHFDVVIDAIDQARAKAAMIAHCRRHHIPIVVAGAAGGQTDPTQVRISDLALTVQDPLLARVRSLLRREYGFPRDTKKKFGVATIFSTEALRYPAVRESCDAAAGPVGLSCAGFGSSVCVTSVFGMAAAAHAIQLLTR; encoded by the coding sequence GTGGAGGCTGATTACGACCGCCGCTTCGGTGGCGTCGCCCGCCTTTATGGGACGGAAGCGGCAGAGAAACTGAAAAATGCCAGCGTCTGCGTCGTCGGTGTCGGCGGCGTCGGTTCGTGGGCGCTGGAAGCGCTCGCCCGAACAGGCATTGGCCGGCTTGCCGCGGTCGACCTCGATATGGTGGCGGAATCCAACACCAACCGCCAGATTCATGCCCTGGGCGACATCTACGGCAAGGCCAAGGTCGACGCGATGGCCGAGCGCATCCGCGCCATCAATCCCGACTGCCGGGTCACCGGCATCGAGGATTTCGTGACGCCAGAAAACGTGGCCGAGCTGCTGCAGCCGCACTTCGATGTCGTGATCGACGCCATCGACCAGGCGCGCGCCAAGGCGGCGATGATCGCCCACTGCCGGCGCCACCACATTCCCATCGTCGTGGCCGGCGCCGCCGGCGGGCAGACTGATCCGACCCAGGTGCGCATCAGCGATCTTGCATTGACCGTGCAGGACCCCCTGCTCGCCAGGGTTCGTTCGCTCTTGCGCCGCGAATACGGTTTCCCGCGCGACACCAAAAAAAAATTCGGGGTCGCCACGATCTTCTCGACCGAAGCCCTGCGCTACCCCGCCGTTCGGGAAAGCTGCGACGCGGCGGCGGGGCCGGTGGGACTCAGCTGTGCCGGATTCGGATCGTCGGTCTGCGTGACCTCGGTCTTCGGCATGGCCGCCGCTGCGCACGCCATTCAACTATTGACGAGGTAA
- the corA gene encoding magnesium/cobalt transporter CorA → MRKLNKPRSLKAGLAPGSLVHIGEIKTATPGISVIDFGPEALSEAEMPDAAALVAYRRENSTLWGNVYGLQVAADLAAIGAAFQWHPLVLEDILNNDQRQKIDAYDNYLYVVLHRYEITSEPLDVVQDQISLVIGPDYLLSFQERPSRTFEPVRQRLRCDRGNLRGAAPDMLAYSLIDAVVDSYFAVIEQLDEYSENLEADILERAGQQVPEKIHQFKRCVSRLRRNVYPLRELLGSLHREHAHFFGPEIQVYLRDVYDHSVHIVESLDDLRELATGLLDVHLSTVSNRVNLEVRALTVVATIFMPATLLAGIFGMNFHFMPWLERPAGFYYATGLMLAIAAIMLVLFWRRR, encoded by the coding sequence ATCCGAAAGCTGAATAAGCCGCGGTCACTCAAGGCTGGCCTGGCGCCGGGCTCACTGGTTCACATCGGCGAAATCAAGACTGCAACGCCTGGAATATCGGTCATCGACTTCGGCCCGGAGGCGCTGAGCGAGGCCGAAATGCCGGATGCCGCCGCCCTGGTTGCCTATCGGCGAGAGAACTCGACCCTGTGGGGCAACGTCTATGGACTCCAGGTTGCGGCGGACCTCGCGGCCATCGGCGCTGCGTTCCAGTGGCACCCGCTGGTCCTCGAAGATATTCTCAACAACGACCAGCGGCAGAAGATCGATGCCTACGACAACTATCTCTACGTCGTCCTGCACCGCTATGAGATCACCAGCGAGCCGCTCGACGTCGTGCAGGACCAGATCAGCCTGGTCATCGGGCCGGATTATCTCCTCAGCTTTCAGGAACGCCCATCGCGGACCTTCGAGCCGGTACGCCAGCGCCTGCGCTGCGACCGCGGAAACCTGCGCGGCGCGGCTCCCGACATGCTGGCCTATTCGCTGATCGATGCGGTGGTCGACAGCTACTTCGCCGTTATCGAGCAGCTCGACGAGTATTCGGAGAACCTGGAGGCCGATATTCTCGAACGCGCCGGTCAGCAGGTTCCCGAAAAGATCCACCAGTTCAAGCGCTGCGTTTCCCGGCTACGCCGCAACGTCTATCCGTTGCGTGAACTTCTCGGCAGCCTGCATCGCGAGCACGCGCATTTCTTCGGGCCGGAAATCCAGGTCTATCTGCGCGATGTCTATGACCACTCCGTGCATATCGTCGAATCACTGGACGACCTGCGCGAACTCGCGACCGGGCTGCTCGATGTCCATCTGTCGACGGTCAGCAACCGGGTGAATCTCGAAGTCAGGGCGCTGACCGTGGTCGCCACCATTTTCATGCCGGCCACGCTGCTGGCCGGAATCTTCGGGATGAACTTCCATTTCATGCCTTGGCTCGAGCGCCCCGCCGGCTTCTACTACGCAACAGGCCTGATGCTGGCCATCGCCGCCATCATGCTCGTCTTGTTCTGGCGCCGCCGTTAG
- a CDS encoding MBL fold metallo-hydrolase, with the protein MFDWRDYGNGIVAFDAGYVRPILAAIHIVVEDGRVAFIDSGSNDALPNSLAMLDRLGLDSAAVDYIILTHIHLDHAGGAGSMMAAFPGARLVVHPRGARHMAEPDRLVAGVTAVYGEEYVRRVYGEIVPVPAGRILAAPDGQVVSLAGRDLLCIETPGHARHHICIVDRRTGGIFSGDTFGLSYREHDVGGRAFIFPTTTPTQFDPAAMHASIDRLISLTPEAIYLTHYSRVRDVAELGADLHRRLDAMVAIARGVTGSGAPRHEALKAELTRYLLAELRAHGCPLPEGRTLEIWEVDLELDAQGLAVWLDSRQPA; encoded by the coding sequence ATGTTCGACTGGCGGGATTACGGCAACGGCATCGTTGCTTTCGACGCGGGCTACGTGCGGCCGATTCTGGCCGCGATTCACATCGTCGTCGAGGACGGACGGGTGGCCTTCATCGATAGCGGCAGCAACGATGCCCTGCCCAACTCGCTGGCGATGCTGGACAGGCTGGGGTTGGATAGCGCCGCGGTCGACTACATCATCCTGACCCATATCCATCTCGACCACGCCGGCGGCGCCGGCAGCATGATGGCGGCCTTCCCCGGTGCCCGCCTCGTCGTCCATCCGCGCGGCGCCCGCCACATGGCCGAGCCAGACCGCCTGGTGGCCGGGGTCACCGCCGTCTATGGCGAGGAATACGTCCGGCGTGTCTACGGCGAGATCGTCCCGGTTCCCGCCGGGAGAATTCTCGCGGCGCCGGACGGCCAGGTGGTCTCGCTCGCCGGTCGCGACCTGCTGTGCATCGAGACCCCGGGACACGCCAGGCATCATATCTGCATCGTCGATCGCCGGACCGGCGGGATCTTCAGCGGCGACACGTTCGGGCTTTCATATCGCGAGCATGATGTCGGAGGGCGCGCCTTCATCTTCCCCACGACCACGCCGACGCAGTTCGACCCGGCAGCCATGCATGCCTCGATCGACCGCCTGATCTCGCTCACACCCGAGGCGATCTACCTGACCCATTACAGCCGGGTGCGCGATGTGGCCGAATTGGGGGCCGATCTCCACCGGCGGCTCGACGCGATGGTTGCCATCGCCCGGGGCGTGACGGGATCGGGCGCGCCGCGCCACGAAGCGCTGAAAGCTGAACTGACCCGCTACCTGCTCGCCGAACTGCGCGCACATGGCTGCCCGCTGCCCGAAGGGCGTACGCTCGAGATCTGGGAAGTCGATCTCGAACTCGACGCTCAGGGACTCGCGGTCTGGCTGGATTCCCGACAGCCAGCCTAA
- the ispB gene encoding octaprenyl diphosphate synthase — MTLEHLYALIGADMKAVDAVIRDRLHSEVVLVRQVAEYIIGSGGKRMRPALVLLAAGAMGYAGRHHHDLAAVVEFIHTATLLHDDVVDGSDLRRGRNTANAMFGNAASVLVGDFLYSRAFQMMVEVDDMRVMRVLSDATNVIAEGEVLQLMNCHDADVDEERYLQVIRYKTAKLFEAAAQLGAILGGAAPDVERALADYGMHLGTAFQLVDDVLDYSGLEGDTGKHLGDDLAEGKPTLPLIYVLRNGTPEQSACVRRAIEEGGRDDFAAVLAAIQTSGALTHARRQAAHEAELARAAISNLNDTNYRKALLQLTVFAVERDH, encoded by the coding sequence GTGACCCTGGAACACCTTTACGCCCTGATCGGGGCCGACATGAAGGCCGTCGATGCCGTCATCCGCGACCGTCTGCATTCCGAAGTCGTGCTCGTCCGCCAGGTTGCGGAGTACATCATCGGCAGTGGCGGCAAGCGCATGCGGCCGGCGCTCGTCCTGTTGGCGGCCGGCGCCATGGGTTATGCAGGCCGGCATCATCATGACCTAGCGGCGGTCGTCGAATTCATCCATACGGCGACCCTGCTTCACGATGACGTGGTCGATGGGTCCGACCTGCGGCGCGGACGCAATACCGCCAATGCCATGTTCGGCAACGCCGCCAGTGTCCTGGTAGGTGATTTCCTTTATTCGCGTGCCTTCCAGATGATGGTCGAGGTCGACGACATGCGCGTCATGCGCGTCCTCTCCGATGCCACCAACGTGATAGCCGAAGGCGAAGTGCTGCAACTCATGAATTGCCACGATGCCGACGTCGACGAGGAGCGCTACCTGCAGGTTATCCGCTACAAGACGGCCAAGCTGTTCGAGGCCGCCGCGCAACTCGGCGCCATCCTGGGCGGCGCCGCGCCCGATGTGGAAAGGGCGCTGGCCGACTACGGCATGCATCTGGGAACGGCTTTTCAGCTGGTCGATGACGTGCTCGACTATTCCGGGCTGGAGGGTGATACCGGGAAGCATCTCGGCGACGATCTGGCCGAAGGCAAGCCGACCTTGCCGCTAATCTACGTGCTGCGGAACGGAACACCGGAGCAGTCGGCTTGCGTGCGGCGGGCGATCGAGGAGGGGGGGCGCGACGATTTTGCCGCCGTGCTGGCTGCCATCCAGACGAGTGGCGCACTTACCCATGCGCGCCGCCAGGCGGCGCACGAGGCCGAACTTGCAAGAGCGGCAATCAGCAACCTGAACGATACAAATTATCGGAAAGCTCTGCTACAATTGACTGTCTTTGCAGTCGAGAGAGACCACTAG
- a CDS encoding sensor histidine kinase has product MTQVVIPIPASLDLPSALDFSVFLSKIERADEYVFDFSRTRTVEPFPMLLVSSEIQRLAMRFEGTNTACSNFKHMTYAGHMGFFQAFGLEFGKAPGEANGSKRYIPLKIFHCDDLIKAAAAKGIEVGDEVEGESQHMAAMLCGSDSGAVFDTLTYSVRELMRNVVEHSEAKQFGICAQYWPTKGRVEVAILDRGIGLRESLKNNPHLDVTDDKRAINYALMPAVSGKAFKGARQKQKGPWANSGFGLYMTSRICRNGGTFFVASGDKGMLLTKKTEAKRYFDSAFQGTAIRMVVRTDQLSELRDALEKYRNEGYEIQRRYKEIVSIDPSSASLMLSEDFDLGVWERLLNKLKTKL; this is encoded by the coding sequence ATGACACAAGTCGTTATTCCAATTCCGGCATCACTAGATTTGCCTTCGGCGCTCGATTTTTCAGTTTTCTTGTCAAAGATAGAAAGAGCGGACGAATACGTTTTTGATTTCTCTCGCACCCGCACAGTTGAACCGTTTCCCATGCTTCTCGTTTCGAGTGAGATTCAGCGTCTTGCCATGCGGTTTGAGGGCACAAATACGGCTTGTAGTAATTTCAAACATATGACCTACGCGGGTCATATGGGCTTCTTTCAGGCTTTTGGCTTGGAGTTTGGCAAAGCTCCAGGGGAGGCTAATGGGAGCAAGCGATATATCCCGCTAAAAATATTCCATTGCGATGATCTTATAAAGGCGGCAGCAGCAAAGGGGATTGAAGTAGGTGATGAAGTTGAGGGCGAAAGCCAGCACATGGCAGCGATGCTGTGTGGTTCGGATTCTGGCGCCGTTTTTGACACGCTGACTTACTCTGTAAGAGAGTTGATGCGTAACGTCGTCGAGCATAGCGAAGCTAAACAATTTGGGATTTGTGCACAGTATTGGCCGACGAAGGGAAGAGTGGAGGTTGCAATTCTGGATCGTGGTATCGGCCTGCGAGAGAGCTTAAAGAACAATCCTCACCTGGATGTGACTGATGATAAAAGAGCTATCAATTACGCGCTAATGCCTGCCGTTTCCGGTAAGGCATTTAAGGGTGCGAGGCAAAAGCAAAAGGGGCCGTGGGCAAACTCTGGTTTCGGTCTTTATATGACAAGTCGGATTTGTCGAAATGGTGGAACGTTCTTCGTTGCCAGCGGTGATAAGGGAATGTTGTTAACAAAAAAAACCGAGGCGAAGCGTTATTTTGATTCAGCCTTTCAAGGCACCGCGATTCGTATGGTTGTTCGGACAGATCAGTTATCAGAACTTCGGGATGCTTTAGAGAAATATCGCAATGAAGGGTATGAAATTCAGCGACGATATAAAGAGATCGTCAGTATTGACCCTTCATCCGCTTCGCTCATGCTTTCAGAGGACTTTGATCTTGGCGTTTGGGAGCGGTTGTTGAACAAGCTCAAAACGAAGCTTTGA
- a CDS encoding alpha/beta hydrolase, whose amino-acid sequence MSHFIANDGTKIHVRVSGEGPPIVMLHGWTSSHHEWAPLLNDLNRRHRVYRWDARGHGGHPVDNGDPPTAERMARDFANLLDHYELDKVVAVGHSMGALTLWQYIRDYGTGRLSRLCIIDQSPKLLTEPGWEHGIYGDFGPEKARELMTWLAEDFAEGVLKLTAFGLNERAREKYLAGTSGWERSRSALRAQDPSPLIACWASLTAADYRDVLRRIDIPAMLVYGGQSNFYSNDTARYVAREIPNAILHIYEGSDHSPHQWQRERFARDLLHFIDAES is encoded by the coding sequence ATGTCCCACTTCATCGCCAACGACGGCACCAAAATTCATGTCAGGGTTTCCGGGGAGGGGCCGCCGATCGTCATGCTGCATGGCTGGACATCCAGTCACCACGAGTGGGCGCCGCTCCTCAACGATCTCAACCGGCGCCACCGCGTCTATCGCTGGGACGCCCGCGGCCACGGCGGCCACCCGGTGGACAATGGCGATCCGCCGACCGCGGAACGGATGGCCCGGGATTTCGCCAACCTGCTCGATCACTACGAGCTCGACAAGGTTGTCGCGGTCGGCCACTCGATGGGCGCCCTGACCCTCTGGCAGTACATCAGGGATTACGGAACCGGGCGCCTGTCACGGCTGTGCATCATCGACCAATCACCGAAGCTGCTCACCGAACCGGGCTGGGAACATGGAATCTACGGCGACTTCGGCCCGGAGAAGGCGCGCGAACTGATGACCTGGCTGGCCGAGGATTTCGCCGAAGGCGTGCTCAAGCTGACGGCGTTCGGCCTCAACGAGCGCGCCCGGGAGAAATACCTGGCCGGCACCAGCGGTTGGGAACGTTCGCGTTCGGCGCTACGCGCCCAGGACCCGTCACCGCTGATCGCCTGCTGGGCCAGCCTGACCGCCGCCGACTACCGCGATGTTCTGCGCCGGATCGACATCCCGGCCATGCTCGTCTATGGCGGCCAGAGCAATTTCTACAGCAACGACACGGCGCGCTACGTCGCCCGCGAAATCCCCAATGCCATCCTTCACATCTACGAAGGCAGCGATCACTCGCCGCACCAATGGCAACGCGAACGTTTCGCCAGGGATCTGCTGCACTTCATCGACGCGGAGTCCTGA
- a CDS encoding site-specific integrase produces MAYIKRMESKRTGQVTWKAEIHVNGVRDWDTFDTQAEAKAWAADIETQLRKGTYRDTSDAQKKTLADVLTSFRDEEATDRRTKRASKAEIYRIDKLLQYDICKKKLSELKRSDVKSWKETRSKEKNQQGNPLSASTISREIDIFRSCIEYARDEDDGLGIFLHENVFSVGRRRRNKKPVKVKRERIFSKEEKQALLKAIEKCRNPQMRLAFNFAIETALRKAELVALKMEDWLYPEPLLYIERVEDLPDEKTGERVFVDGTKNGRKAYIPLTPPAIEILRSLRKGKKKGEMYFDKLNYNSLSCSWKRVQKRSGVVDFRWHDLRHVAATKAASELHDPHQVMKVARHSNIQQSSEYVHADLIEIAKKRAAAHERRVKEGRLDDPI; encoded by the coding sequence GTGGCATACATCAAAAGGATGGAAAGCAAGCGCACCGGCCAGGTTACGTGGAAAGCGGAAATCCACGTAAATGGCGTGCGAGACTGGGATACATTCGACACGCAAGCGGAAGCGAAGGCGTGGGCCGCAGACATTGAAACGCAGTTGCGCAAGGGAACCTATAGAGACACGTCAGACGCGCAGAAAAAAACGCTTGCAGACGTACTTACATCGTTTCGTGACGAAGAGGCAACGGATAGACGCACTAAGCGTGCGAGCAAAGCGGAAATCTATCGAATCGATAAGCTGCTGCAGTACGATATTTGCAAGAAAAAACTTTCTGAGTTGAAGCGTTCAGACGTAAAAAGCTGGAAAGAAACCCGAAGTAAAGAAAAAAACCAGCAAGGTAATCCACTCTCCGCATCCACGATTTCAAGAGAAATCGACATCTTTCGTTCGTGTATCGAATATGCAAGAGACGAAGATGATGGCCTTGGAATTTTTCTACATGAAAATGTCTTTTCAGTCGGTCGGCGCAGACGGAATAAAAAACCAGTCAAAGTAAAGCGCGAACGTATTTTTTCAAAAGAAGAAAAGCAAGCATTGCTCAAAGCGATTGAGAAATGCAGAAATCCGCAAATGCGGCTTGCTTTCAACTTTGCAATTGAAACCGCATTGCGAAAAGCAGAGCTTGTCGCCCTTAAAATGGAGGACTGGCTATATCCTGAGCCACTTCTTTATATTGAACGCGTTGAAGACTTGCCCGATGAAAAAACGGGGGAGCGCGTTTTTGTCGATGGAACAAAGAACGGGAGAAAAGCATATATTCCGCTTACACCACCTGCCATCGAAATTTTGCGCTCTTTGCGTAAGGGAAAGAAGAAGGGTGAAATGTATTTCGACAAGCTGAATTACAACAGCTTGTCTTGCTCTTGGAAGCGTGTTCAAAAACGCTCAGGCGTCGTTGATTTTCGCTGGCATGACTTGAGGCATGTGGCAGCAACGAAAGCTGCCTCAGAGTTGCATGATCCGCACCAAGTGATGAAGGTTGCACGCCATTCGAATATCCAGCAATCTTCAGAGTATGTTCATGCTGATTTGATAGAAATCGCAAAAAAACGTGCGGCTGCACACGAGCGCCGCGTTAAAGAAGGTCGGCTTGACGATCCGATTTAA
- a CDS encoding 2OG-Fe(II) oxygenase — MNIEEIADHLTRVGYIVLDDPLQKTLTDLLFTRCQDDGSFRFKAAQIGRGSAKKLLSPLRGDVISWLDDTNSIDHAYLAWMETLRSGLNSALFLGLFDYECHYAIYVAGTGYAKHSDVLHGSRNRILSTVFYLNEHWQAGDGGELRLFEPRGETAIATVSPSFGTMIIFLSESFPHEVLMAHNKRRSITGWFRVREKG, encoded by the coding sequence ATGAATATTGAGGAAATCGCCGACCATTTAACGCGGGTTGGCTACATTGTTTTAGACGACCCACTGCAAAAAACGTTAACTGACTTGCTTTTTACGCGCTGCCAGGATGATGGCTCCTTCAGGTTTAAGGCAGCGCAGATTGGCCGAGGCTCAGCCAAGAAACTCCTCAGTCCATTGCGTGGCGATGTAATCAGTTGGCTGGACGACACCAATAGCATTGATCACGCCTACTTGGCTTGGATGGAAACGCTGCGGAGCGGCCTGAACTCGGCGCTATTTCTCGGCTTGTTTGATTATGAATGCCATTACGCCATCTATGTGGCTGGTACAGGCTACGCCAAGCATTCCGACGTCTTGCACGGCTCTAGGAACCGGATTCTTTCAACGGTTTTTTACCTGAACGAGCACTGGCAAGCAGGCGACGGTGGGGAGTTGCGCTTGTTTGAGCCCAGAGGGGAAACGGCCATCGCGACCGTTAGCCCAAGCTTCGGCACCATGATCATCTTTCTCAGTGAATCGTTTCCGCACGAAGTCCTCATGGCGCACAACAAACGGCGCAGCATAACCGGGTGGTTTCGCGTCAGGGAAAAGGGATAA
- a CDS encoding class I SAM-dependent DNA methyltransferase: MTPAEFIAKWQHSTLSEKAGAQAHFLDLCEMLGVEKPGDPDNYCFERGATRTGAGHGWADVWKRHFFGWENKGPGADLSKALKQLMTYALALDNPPLLVVCDRLLIQIHTHFTGAPSEVHTIRIEDIGEPANLEKLRWIFTAPEKFRPGRTVQDVTAEAAGRFAQIAQALTGRGHEPQKVAHYLIQCLFAMFAEDADLLPDKIFERILAKSANAPEKVSARLGDLFKSMQAGGEFLLEDINYFNGGLFAVVEPLPLEASEIAELHAAAKMDWSHIEPSIFGTLFERGLDPAMRSQLGANYTDPATIAKLIDPVVTRPLSDEWEAAKLVITAAMEKYHAGGKGSQSAYKTAQETFLLYIERLKNFRVLDPACGSGNFLYLALRALKDLEHRANLDAEAIGLHRQLTIEVSPANVLGIELNSYAAELARVTVWIGEIQWMLRHGYDIRRNPILATLDHVECRDAILGPEGADSPWPACDVIVGNPPFLGNKKMLTELGQVTTEAIRNLFKGRLPGGVDLVIYWFERARAHIDSGNCQRAGLVSTQAIRKGSNRAVLERIVAAMPIFTAWRDEPWVNDGAAVRVSLVAFGKGGKPHIDGEEVTGIQADLSPLSGGFDLTEAKPLPENAGIAFQGPVKVGAFDIPGDTARAWLKLPNPNGRPGADVLRPWANGQDLAGRPSDTWIIDFGVDMLETDAALYEAPFAHVQEHVRPMREAGRREGRKRFWWRHGETVPALRRTMNGLSRYIATPRVAKHRFFVWLPVAVLPDSRLYAICRDDDFTFGVLSSRLHEVWALANASRHGVGNDPTYNAGDCFETFPFPQASETAKAAIAEAAKKLDDMRTRWLFPAEWVDCVPEIVAGFPERRVPKTGHEAALKARTMTNLYNAPPAWLIQHHQALDKAVAEAYGWTDFSEEMTDGEILQRIVALNSERR, encoded by the coding sequence ATGACGCCCGCCGAATTTATTGCCAAGTGGCAACACAGCACCCTTTCCGAAAAAGCAGGTGCACAAGCCCATTTCCTTGACCTCTGCGAAATGCTCGGCGTCGAGAAGCCCGGCGACCCAGACAACTATTGTTTTGAACGCGGCGCAACACGCACGGGAGCGGGGCATGGTTGGGCGGACGTGTGGAAACGTCATTTCTTCGGATGGGAAAATAAAGGGCCGGGCGCTGATTTGAGCAAGGCACTCAAACAGCTAATGACCTATGCCTTGGCGCTCGACAATCCGCCGCTGCTTGTTGTCTGTGACCGTCTACTGATTCAGATTCATACCCACTTCACCGGGGCACCTTCTGAGGTGCACACCATCCGAATTGAAGACATTGGAGAACCGGCCAATCTTGAAAAATTGCGCTGGATATTCACTGCGCCGGAAAAATTTCGGCCCGGTCGAACAGTGCAAGATGTCACAGCAGAAGCGGCGGGGCGCTTCGCGCAAATCGCGCAGGCATTGACCGGGCGTGGTCATGAGCCGCAGAAGGTGGCGCATTACCTGATTCAATGTTTGTTTGCGATGTTTGCTGAAGATGCTGACCTGTTACCAGACAAGATTTTCGAGCGGATTTTGGCGAAAAGTGCCAACGCGCCCGAGAAGGTGTCTGCCCGCCTGGGCGACCTTTTTAAATCCATGCAGGCCGGTGGTGAATTCCTTCTTGAAGACATCAATTATTTCAATGGCGGACTGTTCGCCGTTGTCGAACCGTTACCACTTGAAGCTAGCGAAATTGCCGAACTACATGCAGCGGCAAAAATGGATTGGTCGCATATCGAGCCATCTATTTTTGGCACGCTGTTTGAGCGCGGCCTTGATCCTGCCATGCGTTCGCAGCTTGGCGCGAACTACACAGACCCCGCCACTATTGCCAAACTGATTGATCCGGTGGTGACTCGTCCGCTTTCTGACGAGTGGGAGGCGGCAAAGCTAGTGATTACTGCCGCGATGGAAAAATATCATGCCGGGGGAAAGGGTTCCCAGTCTGCCTATAAGACCGCACAAGAAACTTTCCTGCTCTATATCGAGCGCCTGAAAAATTTCCGCGTGCTTGATCCGGCCTGCGGTTCCGGGAATTTTCTATATCTTGCGCTTCGCGCATTAAAAGACCTCGAACACCGCGCAAACCTAGATGCAGAAGCCATCGGCTTGCATCGACAGTTGACCATTGAAGTGTCACCGGCCAACGTCCTCGGCATCGAGTTGAATAGTTACGCGGCAGAACTGGCGCGGGTCACTGTCTGGATTGGTGAAATTCAATGGATGCTGCGGCATGGTTACGACATCCGGCGCAATCCGATTCTTGCCACACTGGATCACGTCGAATGCCGTGATGCGATTCTCGGCCCGGAAGGGGCCGATTCGCCGTGGCCTGCCTGCGATGTCATCGTCGGCAATCCGCCGTTTCTAGGCAATAAAAAGATGCTGACTGAACTGGGTCAGGTAACGACTGAAGCCATCCGAAATCTGTTCAAAGGTCGTTTGCCGGGTGGTGTCGATCTGGTGATTTATTGGTTTGAACGTGCGCGTGCACATATTGATAGCGGCAACTGCCAGCGTGCCGGATTGGTTTCTACGCAAGCCATCCGCAAGGGTTCAAATCGTGCGGTCCTTGAACGCATCGTCGCCGCCATGCCGATTTTTACGGCTTGGCGTGATGAACCTTGGGTGAATGATGGCGCTGCGGTTCGTGTGTCGCTGGTTGCCTTTGGGAAGGGCGGCAAGCCGCACATTGACGGCGAGGAAGTCACAGGCATTCAAGCTGATCTATCGCCGTTGTCGGGTGGGTTCGATTTGACGGAAGCCAAGCCGCTACCTGAAAACGCAGGTATCGCGTTTCAGGGGCCGGTCAAAGTCGGGGCTTTTGACATTCCCGGCGATACCGCCCGCGCCTGGCTAAAGTTACCGAACCCGAATGGCAGGCCGGGGGCCGATGTTTTGCGGCCTTGGGCCAATGGTCAGGACTTGGCCGGTCGGCCATCAGATACATGGATTATTGATTTCGGCGTCGATATGCTGGAAACGGATGCGGCACTGTATGAAGCACCTTTTGCGCATGTTCAGGAACACGTCAGGCCGATGCGCGAAGCGGGGCGGCGAGAAGGCCGGAAACGCTTTTGGTGGCGGCACGGGGAAACGGTGCCAGCTTTACGGCGGACAATGAACGGGCTTTCGCGTTACATCGCCACACCACGCGTTGCCAAGCATCGTTTTTTTGTCTGGTTGCCGGTCGCCGTTTTACCCGACTCCCGGCTATATGCCATCTGCCGCGACGACGATTTCACTTTCGGCGTCCTGTCCTCCCGCCTGCATGAAGTCTGGGCGTTGGCGAATGCCTCCCGGCACGGCGTCGGCAATGATCCAACCTACAACGCCGGTGATTGCTTCGAGACTTTCCCCTTTCCACAAGCAAGCGAGACAGCAAAAGCGGCTATCGCCGAAGCGGCAAAGAAACTCGATGACATGCGCACGCGCTGGTTGTTTCCTGCGGAATGGGTTGATTGTGTTCCAGAAATTGTCGCCGGGTTCCCTGAACGGCGAGTACCGAAAACGGGCCATGAAGCTGCCTTAAAGGCGCGAACCATGACGAACCTGTACAACGCTCCACCGGCATGGCTTATTCAGCACCATCAGGCGCTGGATAAGGCCGTTGCAGAAGCCTACGGGTGGACAGACTTCTCCGAAGAGATGACTGATGGGGAAATTCTTCAACGGATTGTGGCTCTGAATTCAGAGCGCCGTTAA